Proteins from one Archocentrus centrarchus isolate MPI-CPG fArcCen1 chromosome 8, fArcCen1, whole genome shotgun sequence genomic window:
- the kpnb1 gene encoding importin subunit beta-1, translating into MELITILEKTVSPDRNELEAAQKFLEQAAIENLPTFLVELSKVLANPGNTQVARVAAGLQVKNSLTSKDPDVKAQYQQRWLAIDANARREIKNYVLQTLGTETYRPSSASQCVAGIACAEIPVNQWPELIPQLVANVTDPSSTEHMKESTLEAIGYICQDIDPEQLQENANQILTAIIQGMRKEEPSNNVKLAATNALLNSLEFTKANFDKDTERHFIMQVVCEATQCPDTRVRVAALQNLVKIMSLYYQYMETYMGPALFAITIEAMKSDIDEVALQGIEFWSNVCDEEMDLAIEASEASEQGRPPEHTSKFYAKGALQYLVPILTQTLTKQDENDDDDDWNPCKAAGVCLMLLATCCEDDVVPHVLPFIKENIKHPDWRYRDASVMAFGSILEGPELNQLKPLVIQAMPTLIELMKDPSVVVRDTTAWTVGRICELLPEAAINEVYLAPLLQCLIEGLGAEPRVASNVCWAFSSLAEAAYEATDAAEDQEEPSTYCLSSSFEIIVQKLLETTDRPDGHQNNLRSAAYEALMEIVKNSAKDCYPAVQKTTLVIMERLQQVLQMESHIQSTSDRIQFNDLQSLLCATLQNVLRKVQHQDALQISDVVMASLLRMFQSTAGSGGVQEDALMAVSTLVEVLGSDFQKYMDAFKPFLAIGLKNYAEYQVCLAAVGLVCDLCRALMSNILPYCDEIMQLLLENLGNENVHRSVKPQILSAFGDIALAIGGEFKKYLDIVLDTLQQASQAQVDKTDYDMVDYLNELREGCLEAYTGIIQGLKGDQENVHPDVMLVQPRVEFILSFIHHIAEDEDHSDGVVANAAGLIGDLCTAFGKDVMKLVEVRPLINDLLTEGRRSKTTKTKTLATWATKELRKLKSQA; encoded by the exons ATGGAGCTCATCACGATTCTCGAAAAAACCGTCTCTCCAG ACCGGAATGAGCTGGAGGCGGCGCAGAAGTTTCTGGAGCAGGCGGCCATAGAGAACCTG CCCACGTTCCTGGTGGAGTTGTCTAAAGTGTTGGCGAACCCGGGGAACACCCAGGTGGCTCGCGTCGCTGCTGGTCTGCAGGTGAAGAACTCGCTGACCTCCAAAGACCCCGACGTCAAGGCGCAGTACCAGCAGAGATGGCTGGCCATCGACGCCAACGCTCGCCGCGAGATCAAGAACTAC GTTCTACAGACTCTGGGCACAGAGACGTACCGGCCCAGCTCGGCCTCGCAGTGCGTCGCCGGCATCGCTTGCGCCGAGATTCCCGTGAACCAGTGGCCCGAGCTGATCCCGCAGCTGGTCGCCAACGTCACCGACCCGTCGAGCACCGAACACATGAAGGAGTCCACGCTGGAGGCCATCGGCTACATCTGCCAGGACATC GACCCggagcagctgcaggagaacgCCAACCAGATCCTGACGGCCATCATCCAGGGCATGAGGAAGGAGGAGCCCAGTAACAACGTGAAGCTGGCCGCCACCAACGCCCTGCTCAACTCGCTCGAGTTCACTAAAGCCAACTTTGACAAGGAT ACGGAGCGACACTTCATCATGCAGGTGGTCTGTGAAGCGACTCAGTGTCCCGACACCAGA GTGCGTGTGGCGGCCTTACAGAACCTGGTGAAGATCATGTCTTTGTATTATCAGTACATGGAGACGTACATGGGCCCCGCTCTGTTCGCG aTCACCATCGAGGCGATGAAGAGCGACATTGACGAGGTGGCCCTGCAGGGCATCGAGTTCTGGTCCAACGTCTGTGATGAGGAGATGGATCTGGCCATTGAGGCCTCAGAG GCCTCGGAGCAGGGACGGCCCCCTGAGCACACCAGTAAGTTCTACGCTAAAGGTGCGCTGCAGTACCTGGTTCCCATCCTCACCCAGACCCTCACCAAACAG GATGAGAACGACGACGATGACGACTGGAATCCCTGCAAGGCGGCCGGCGTGTGCCTGATGCTGCTCGCCACCTGCTGTGAAGATGACGTGGTTCCTCACGTGCTGCCCTTCATCAAAGAGAACATCAAGCACCCTGACTGGCGTTACCGCGATGCCTCCGTCATGGCCTTTGGCTCCATCCTGGAAGGACCCGAACTGAACCAGCTCAAACCGCTCGTCATACAG GCAATGCCCACCCTGATCGAGCTGATGAAGGACCCCAGCGTGGTGGTGAGGGACACCACGGCGTGGACGGTGGGGAGAATCTGTGAGCTGCTTCCTGAAGCTGCCATCAATGAGGTCTACCTGGCCCCCCTGCTGCAGTGTCTGATTGAGGGACTGGGGGCGGAGCCTAGAGTGGCCTCTAACGTCTGCTGG GCCTTCTCATCTCTGGCTGAGGCAGCGTACGAAGCCACAGATGCCGCCGAGGACCAGGAAGAGCCGAGCACCTACTGCCTGTCCTCGTCCTTCGAAATCATCGTCCAGAAGCTCCTGGAGACCACAGACAG GCCCGACGGTCACCAGAACAACCTGCGCTCGGCGGCTTACGAGGCTCTGATGGAGATCGTCAAGAACAGCGCCAAGGACTGTTACCCCGCAGTGCAGAAAACCACGCTGGTCATCATGGAGCGGCTGCAGCAGGTCCTGCAAATGGAG TCTCACATCCAGAGCACCTCAGACCGGATCCAGTTCAACGACCTGCAGTCGCTGCTGTGCGCCACTCTGCAG AATGTTCTTCGTAAAGTGCAGCATCAGGATGCCCTGCAGATCTCGGATGTGGTGATGGCATCTCTGCTGAGGATGTTTCAGAGCACCGCCGGCTCCGGAGGCGTGCAGGAGGACGCTCTGATGGCCGTGTCCACACTGGTCGAAG TTCTGGGCAGCGACTTCCAGAAATACATGGATGCCTTCAAGCCGTTCCTGGCTATTGGACTGAAGAACTACGCCGAGTATCAG GTGTGTCTGGCGGCCGTGGGTCTGGTGTGCGACCTGTGCAGAGCTCTGATGTCCAACATCCTGCCTTACTGTGATGAGatcatgcagctgctgctcgAGAACCTcggg AACGAGAACGTCCACCGGTCGGTGAAGCCTCAGATCCTCTCGGCGTTTGGTGACATCGCTCTGGCCATCGGAGGCGAGTTTAAGAAGTACTTGGACATCGTTCTAGACACCCTACAGCAGGCCTCGCAGGCTCAGGTGGACAAG ACGGACTACGACATGGTGGACTACCTGAACGAGCTGAGGGAGGGCTGCCTGGAGGCCTACACCGGGATCATCCAGGGCCTGAAGGGGGACCAGGAGAACGTGCACC CTGACGTGATGCTGGTCCAGCCTCGGGTGGAGTTCATCCTGTCCTTCATCCACCACATAGCTGAGGATGAGGATCACTCTGATGGAGTGGTGGCCAATGCTGCTGGACTCATCGG CGACCTGTGCACGGCGTTCGGTAAAGATGTGATGAAGCTCGTGGAGGTTCGCCCTCTCATCAACGACCTGCTGACGGAGGGCCGACGCTCCAAAACCACCAAGACCAAGACGCTGGCCACCTGGGCCACCAAGGAGCTTCGTAAGCTCAAGAGCCAGGCCTG A
- the fbxl19 gene encoding F-box/LRR-repeat protein 19 produces the protein MSGSKALGGGAGGGARRRRTRCRRCQACMRTECGECHFCKDMKKFGGPGRMKQSCLLRQCTAPVLPHTAVCFACGEAGKEDTVDSEDEKFSLSLMECTICNEIIHPSCLKMGKAEGIINDEIPNCWECPKCHKEGKTSKDQADGSGKRRLDNGEVGRWKLTDDPPPKKKAPPSLEEGGHKRKKEKELPPDSGPKKKMKGGHEKRLKKKPKQEAAESNGPSSSGGGAGGPQGSSTSSSSQPGGGGGVGGTSSADQRSHHREKLERFKRMCLLERRPSSSSSSSSSSESDSESDSDDSLRGEQGGGSSPSSSSPAPPPPVVYSNSGGSRAERERRERERRLAELGFSASEESEGEGGRGEEEEREDEQAGGGADKSRRRGEAGLPPKGRKGGLMDGEDEDTPTSDRTRKNSTSLPPPSPLSSSQMPPSSQHDGFTGKQRSNGQEARNGRTRGGGREGGEKENASGVLSNHRHSGGGAGGAKGSGSRSNKIRNNNKNQTSRNSVSSSSSSIPTSNGGGGGASALMMSAMAASPCSQPSRLGPRSQMMKRSPPAVPSPPRPVQMERHLVRPPPACPEPSCLPLDSGAAHIMTRDVWLRVFTFLTHRELCVCMRVCRTWSRWCCDKRLWTQIDLSRQRSITPPMLSGIIRRQPVSLNLGYTNISKKQLMWLINRLQGLLELNVSGCPWAAVSALCQAVCPCLKLLDLSRVEDLKDSHLRELLAPSPDTRTAHGETRVGRFQNVTELRLAGLDLTDASSRLLVRYVPHLTKLDLSHCGNITDQTVHTLTSPISPLRESLTHINLAGCVKVTEQSIPLLRRCTSLQTVDLRSCSLLSSDTGQLLSFPSHTTSTATSSSSSSTTTTTVAASSSSTPASSSSCPPEDRTLLKNS, from the exons ATGTCGGGCAGTAAGGCGCTGGGCGGTGGGGCCGGCGGGGGGGCGAGGCGCAGGCGGACACGGTGCCGGCGCTGCCAGGCCTGCATGAGGACGGAGTGTGGAGAGTGCCACTTCTGTAAGGACATGAAGAAGTTCGGAGGGCCCGGCCGCATGAAGCAGTCCTGCCTCCTGAGACAGTGCACGGCG CCGGTGCTGCCTCATACAGCCGTGTGCTTTGCGTGTGGAGAGGCGGGGAAGGAGGACACAGTGGACTCGGAGGATGAGAAGTTCAGCCTGTCTCTCATGGAGTGCACCATCTGCAACGAGATCATCCACCCCAGCTGCCTGAAG ATGGGTAAAGCTGAAGGAATCATCAACGATGAGATCCCAAACTGCTGGGAGTGTCCAAAGTGCCACAAGGAGGGCAAAACCAGTAAG GACCAGGCGGACGGCTCGGGGAAACGCAGGCTGGATAATGGCGAGGTGGGCCGGTGGAAGCTCACCGATGACCCGCCTCCTAAAAAGAAAGCCCCGCCCTCCCTGGAGGAGGGCggacacaagaggaagaaggagaaggagctGCCTCCGGACAGCGGGCCCAAGAAGAAG ATGAAAGGTGGCCACGAGAAACGTCTGAAAAAG AAACCCAAACAGGAAGCGGCGGAGTCCAACGGCCCCTCCTCCTCTGGGGGTGGAGCCGGAGGGCCGCAGGGCTCctccacttcttcctcttctcagcCAGGGGGAGGCGGAGGTGTGGGCGGGACGTCGAGCGCTGACCAGCGCTCCCATCACAGAGAGAAACTGGAGCGATTCAAGAGGATGTGTCTGCTTGAGCGCCGGCCCTCCTCatcgtcctcttcctcctccagctccgAGTCTGACTCGGAGTCCGACTCTGACGACTCCCTGAGGGGGGAGCAGGGGGGAGGATCCTCCCCGTCGTCCTCCTCGCCGGCCCCGCCTCCTCCTGTTGTTTACAGCAACAGCGGCGGCAGCCGGGCGGAgcgggagaggagggagagggagcgGCGTCTGGCTGAGCTCGGCTTCAGTGCCAGCGAGGAGTcggagggggagggagggaggggggaggaagaggagcgggAGGATGAGCAGGCGGGTGGAGGTGCCGATAAGTCCCGGCGGAGAGGGGAGGCGGGGCTGCCTCCAAAGGGACGCAAAGGAGGACTGATGGATGGAGAGGATGAGGACACGCCCACATCAGACAGGACCAGGAAAAACTCCACCTCCCTTCCCCCGCCCTCACCCCTATCTTCCAGTCAGATGCCACCGTCCTCGCAGCATGACGGCTTCACGGGGAAGCAGCGCAGCAATGGGCAGGAGGCACGCAACGGACGGACACGAGGAGGGGGCCGGGAGGGAGGGGAAAAGGAGAACGCCAGCGGCGTTTTGAGCAATCACAGACACAGCGGGGGTGGAGCGGGCGGGGCCAAAGGCAGCGGCAGCCGCAGCAACAAGATCAGAAACAACAATAAGAACCAAACATCGAGGAACAgcgtctcctcatcctcctcctctatcCCCACCTCCAATGGGGGAGGAGGCGGGGCCAGCGCTCTCATGATGTCAGCAATGGCGGCTTCCCCCTGCTCACAGCCGTCCCGCCTCGGCCCACGCTCTCAGATGATGAAGCGCAGCCCGCCGGCCGTGCCCTCGCCACCCCGCCCCGTGCAAATGGAGAGGCATCTCGTGCGGCCCCCACCTGCGTGCCCAGAGCCCAGCTGCCTGCCGCTGGACTCCGGCGCCGCCCACATCATGACACGAGACGTGTGGCTACGAGTCTTCACCTTCCTGACCCACCGAgagctgtgtgtctgcatgagGGTCTGCCGCACCTGGAGCCGCTG gtGCTGCGACAAACGGCTGTGGACCCAGATCGACCTGAGCCGGCAGCGCTCCATCACCCCCCCGATGCTGAGCGGCATCATCCGCCGGCAGCCCGTCTCCCTCAACCTGGGCTACACCAACATCTCCAAGAAGCAACTGATGTGGCTCATCAACCGCCTGCAAG GTCTGCTGGAGCTGAATGTGTCGGGCTGTCCGTGGGCAGCGGTCTCCGCTCTGTGTCAGGCAGTCTGCCCCTGCCTGAAGCTGCTGGACCTCAGCAGAGTCGAGGACCTCAAAGACTCTCACCTGAGAGAGCTGCTGGCCCCCTCACCTGACACCAGGACAG CCCACGGTGAAACCAGAGTGGGGCGTTTCCAGAACGTGACGGAGCTGCGATTGGCTGGTTTGGACCTGACGGACGCGTCGTCGCGCCTGTTGGTGCGTTACGTTCCTCACCTGACCAAGTTAGACCTGAGCCATTGTGGGAATATCACCGACCAGACGGTGCACACGCTCACCTCCCCCATCTCCCCCCTGAGGGAGAGCCTCACCCACATCAACCTGGCAG gttgtGTTAAGGTGACGGAGCAGTCCATCCCGTTGCTGCGTCGCTGCACCTCCCTGCAGACGGTGGACCTGCGCTCctgctccctcctctcctctgacACCGGACAGCTGCTTTCCTTCCCCTCCCACACCACCTCCactgccacctcctcctcttcctcttctactaccaccaccactgtcgctgcttcatcctcctccacacctgcctcctcctcctcctgtcctcctgaagacagaacgctgCTAAAGAACAGCTAA